The Candidatus Nitrospira nitrificans genomic interval GTCTCTGTTCTCTGTCGCTGGGCCGCTGGAGCGCTGGTAGTCTGTCGACGCGATGCCTTTCAACAAGTCGGTGGGTTTGACCAAGAACTTTACGCATTAGACGAGATTAGGCTCAGCAAACAGCTCAAACAATGGGGACGACGGCAGGGCCTTCAATTTACGATCTTGACGGGGCATCCACTCAAGACATCGTCACGCAAGGTCGCGCTCTACTCAGGCCGGGAGATCGCCGTGCAAATCTTCCGAATCTTTTTCCTTCCCAAAAGGACGTTGCAGGATAAGAAGCACCTCTCTGTGTGGTATGACGGACGGCGCTGACGATTATCCGATACAGGGAGGCGGGTGTCGTGTTCCACCATATGCCGTTTCACATTCTCAATCTCGTCTCCATGATCATCAAGATGACCATCAGGATCTTCAGTTTCCTCCTTGGTCTCTTCTGCAAGCATCAGTCCAGTAATGCCGCCAAGGCAGCGTAATCAATCGACGCTTTGACTCGGTCGAGCCAGGTCCTGCGCGCAGCCTGTTCAGGACGCTGCAGAATATCCTCTTCGGCCAAGGTCCCCGTCGACAGGACGATAACCTGGATCTTTCCCGGCTGACTCCGGCTCGGAAAGGTCGGATCCATCTTATAGGCAAGTACTTGTTCCGCCGGGCCTGGTTTCAGGTTGGTCAATTCATAGGCGCCTCGCAAGGCTTCTTCCTCCAGTGCAGCACGTTCCCTATGGTCCTTGCCGACTTGGTCGGCATCCTGCAACAAGTCCCTGGCTTGGGTGCGCAACCGACGCGCCGCCGCTTCATTGTCGCTCGCCATCGCCTCCCTCTCCAGGCTTCGACTGTGCTCCCGTATGTCACCCACTCTTTCCTGCTCATCCACGCTGAACGCTTGCAGCTCATCGATCTGAGCCTCCATCGTCTTGCGGACGGAGCCGTCCGTATCCGCCCAGACCGCCGACATAGCGAGTTGCTGAGCCGTAAACGATGCTCGATAGGCATGGTAGTCGTTGAGGAGTTTCGTGAGCAGCGCTTCTCGTGCCGCATCTTTGGCCTGCCCCGCTTGAATGTCCGCCGTCAGCCGCCTCATATTCTCCACATACTGGTCGGCGCCGGCTGGATCGGTCTTTCTCCGCAAGGCCGCAGTCCGATCGATCATGGTCTGATCGGGAGCTGTGCGTAAAGCCCTGGCGCTGCGCCAATCGGCCAAGGCCCGCTCACGGGCAGCCCCTACGCGATCGAGTCGATCGCCGAGAGTTTGAGGAATCCATGGCAGCCGCCCGTTCTTCGAGATCACCACCCACCCGTTGTACTCGGGATACCCGCCCCTCGAACCGGTCAACTTCGGAACCTCGTCCTGGCCCATGAACAGGTCCTTCGAGAGGTGGTTGAAATAGATGCTGATCCTTCCGATCGATCCGGCCATGCGGTCTGCATCGGGACTAATCCCGCATTCTCCTTGCCAGATCCCGATACCGAGCGACGTCTGCTCCGGATAGGCCTGCACGACCAACCGCGAGTCTTTCGGTTCATACCGATTGGCCGCCATCGTGGCCCGCAGACGGACGGGAACCGGCGAATTCAGAAACTCCTGTGACTGCTTGAGAATGGTTTCTGCGGCGCTCATCGCCTTGAGATGGCGGGACCAGCGTTTATCGGTGACAGGCCCCTCGTTCTGACGAGGCGCCCAGCACTTGACCTGCGCATCGGCCACACCCACGTGAACGATCAGAATCAAGGCGAGAATGCCGACGCCGAACAGAGGCGTGGCAACCATCCGAATCGACATTGGCCCTCCACAGGTTGTTCCTCAGGACGAGGCATCGTACTTACGCAGCGTTTGGGAGCGATCAATGAAGGAATTACGGTAGCAGAGTCTAGCACCGGATGAGAAAACGAGGCAATGTGAGCAGAAGACGGTCTTCCCACAAGGGACGGTATTTCCTGAAACCGCCTCTACTAGACTGTTCAATTGAGACCACCATAAGAATCCAGATGGGGTGTTAGTGAAAGAGCAATGAAACAATTAAATTTGGAGGTCTTGATGCAAGTGATGAGACCTATGGCGTTCAGCGGGTGAGGCATCGCATAAGGAAGCAGTAGAACGCTTCAGCTTGAGAGAGCCAACGTGCTAAGATGCGTTCGTAATGAGCGCACGTTCATGCCGACAGTTCTGAAGGTTGGTCCTTATCGGTTTTTCTTCTACGCGGGTGATCGCGATGAACCACCCCACATACACATTGAACGGGAAGACAAGGTGGCGAAGTTTTGGCTGGATCCCGT includes:
- a CDS encoding coiled-coil domain-containing protein gives rise to the protein MSIRMVATPLFGVGILALILIVHVGVADAQVKCWAPRQNEGPVTDKRWSRHLKAMSAAETILKQSQEFLNSPVPVRLRATMAANRYEPKDSRLVVQAYPEQTSLGIGIWQGECGISPDADRMAGSIGRISIYFNHLSKDLFMGQDEVPKLTGSRGGYPEYNGWVVISKNGRLPWIPQTLGDRLDRVGAARERALADWRSARALRTAPDQTMIDRTAALRRKTDPAGADQYVENMRRLTADIQAGQAKDAAREALLTKLLNDYHAYRASFTAQQLAMSAVWADTDGSVRKTMEAQIDELQAFSVDEQERVGDIREHSRSLEREAMASDNEAAARRLRTQARDLLQDADQVGKDHRERAALEEEALRGAYELTNLKPGPAEQVLAYKMDPTFPSRSQPGKIQVIVLSTGTLAEEDILQRPEQAARRTWLDRVKASIDYAALAALLD
- a CDS encoding DUF4160 domain-containing protein produces the protein MPTVLKVGPYRFFFYAGDRDEPPHIHIEREDKVAKFWLDPVRLQESGGFSRPEIGRLHKLMIEHQDGLRETWDEYFAD